The Daphnia carinata strain CSIRO-1 chromosome 2, CSIRO_AGI_Dcar_HiC_V3, whole genome shotgun sequence genome has a segment encoding these proteins:
- the LOC130699621 gene encoding LOW QUALITY PROTEIN: uncharacterized protein LOC130699621 (The sequence of the model RefSeq protein was modified relative to this genomic sequence to represent the inferred CDS: substituted 1 base at 1 genomic stop codon), with the protein MSCDISTQVLEIPTLGRPFKLGTLYNARTDEIIPGNPLWSDTELKICNITRNESAIFSLIAPGQLTDKFHELNVNGSLQINILTGLVVPKGPADYLTKRKQTFHESNVHVRCYRNTALKEVPTHLLEDDQFCYSDIAKIGKNGTATHVVTQIQYGSESTFTLTKKYKDVKDEQEAADQLSNYGGHLLEVLRGQTMTTNGNKSNVECLFKSDFPLPKNVKCPTTYEEAIKFAGKFTQISSDSMAKDGPAGNEPLGVPCIVWLYPLVLLPASDGAPALKNEINRTLASECVKHMQGYEEVDTKLDYMLNDPLVVKLNPFHEKLQDFRQHFSSFLSELNAKLREMNFNIRCGLDTVASFKKLMGRMGNEQFAYNPNRLNVWLEDKHKELCAMRKFHEQITTHQLVYTDTVMLFPMADMLRKQTAKFTVRFAYQLAFASLARPEPFLDVVKNQTLHTDVNEDPPENEKLWCEMKDVVKRIEKEINIFAELIQEKTDAKGFAFAITAPDTYIELSPSEIDANTDFKMTEFRIIITEDDSDSDSSVVVHRKQIHHHGWDALHMLCRHYPIEKLMDIVRLLVDTEIEKSWDKCDPLLSLVRFYTKDNLIDFIRIFLERGIDINCKDLEGWNALMSLCQCYKHNYTYKLIDIVRLFLENGIDVNCKTKIGNNALYLLCRNYHKNDLLDIVQLFLESGIDVNSKNNDGWNALHFVIEYYHEEDMIXFVRLLIEKGIDVNCKNNDGWNALLALCRNYGKDNFIDILNLLLGRGIDINCKDRFGENALHYVCTFCCQDYATEIMELLIASGIDVSSKTEEGWNALLLLCRNYQKDDLIIEIVELFIQLGIDVNCKTLDGWNALVVLCRYYKRDNLIGVARLLIKHGVNVNYTTFDGCNALLHVCRYYLKDNLYDIVKLLLENGIDVNCKSHAGLNALHYLCQYGPRKNVIETIRLLIENGIDVHWKAKDGCNALIALCRECEKENLADIVRLLLEKGIDVNCKDNEGWNALHFVCRKCPRESLYAVVRLLIIYNIDKSVMTIGLASARSFLLNRYTEYDVKDVIQML; encoded by the exons ATGTCCTGTGATATCAGCACGCAAGTTTTGGAAATACCCACATTGGGACGGCCTTTCAAATTGGGAACGCTTTACAACGCACGGACAGATGAAATTATCCCAG GCAATCCGCTTTGGTCCGATACGGAATTAAAGATTTGCAACATTACCCGCAATGAAAGCGCAATTTTTTCGTTAATCGCACCGGGTCAATTAACCGACAAATTTCACGAACTGAATGTCAACGGTTCGCTTCAAATCAATATATTAACGGGATTGGTCGTACCCAAAGGGCCGGCTGATTatttaacaaaaagaaaacaaacgttcCACGAATCAAATGTTCACGTCCGATGCTACCGCAATACCGCACTCAAAGAAGTCCCCACTCATCTCTTAGAAGATGATCAATTTTGCTACTCGGACATAGCAAAAATAGGCAAGAATGGCACGGCCACTCACGTCGTGACTCAAATTCAATACGGATCCGAATCGACGTTCACTTTAACAAAGAAATACAAGGACGTGAAAGATGAACAGGAAGCAGCTGATCAATTATCCAACTACGGCGGTCATTTACTCGAAGTTCTTAGAGGTCAAACGATGACAACAAACGGCAACAAATCAAATGTTGAATGTCTCTTTAAAAGCGATTTCCCACTGCCGAAAAATGTGAAATGCCCAACAACGTACGAAGAAGCCATTAAATTCGCCGGCAAGTTTACTCAAATCTCGTCTGACTCGATGGCCAAGGACGGCCCAGCTGGAAACGAGCCACTTGGCGTGCCCTGTATCGTTTGGCTCTACCCGTTGGTACTCTTGCCAGCTTCCGACGGAGCACCGGCTCTTAAGAATGAAATTAACCGAACTCTGGCGTCAGAGTGCGTCAAACACATGCAGGGCTACGAAGAGGTGGACACGAAACTCGATTACATGCTCAACGATCCGCTCGTGGTAAAATTAAATCCCTTTCACGAGAAATTGCAAGATTTTAGACAGCATTTCAGCTCTTTCCTATCAGAACTCAATGCGAAATTAAGAGAAATGAACTTCAACATCCGCTGTGGCTTAGACACGGTggcatcatttaaaaaactgaTGGGACGTATGGGCAACGAGCAATTCGCCTACAATCCAAATCGTTTGAACGTGTGGCTGGAAGACAAACACAAGGAGCTCTGCGCGATGAGGAAATTTCACGAGCAAATAACAACCCATCAGCTGGTGTACACAGACACAGTCATGCTCTTCCCCATGGCCGACATGCTACGTAAACAAACGGCAAAGTTTACAGTACGTTTCGCTTACCAACTCGCGTTCGCATCGCTGGCACGTCCCGAGCCTTTCCTCGATGTCGTCAAGAATCAAACGCTGCACACCGATGTCAATGAAGATCcacctgaaaatgaaaaattgtggTGTGAGATGAAAGATGTTGTCAAACGGATCGAAAAAGAGATCAACATTTTCGCGGAattaattcaagaaaaaacagaTGCTAAAGGATTCGCATTCGCCATAACCGCACCCGACACGTACATTGAACTCAGTCCATCTGAAATCGATGCAAATACAGATTTCAAAATGACAGAATTCAGGATTATAATTACAGAAGACGATTCAGATTCCGATTCGTCTGTCGTTGTCCATCGGAAGCAGATCCATCATCATGGATGGGATGCCCTGCACATGTTATGTCGCCATTACCCGATCGAGAAATTGATGGACATTGTTCGACTTTTAGTTGAtactgaaattgaaaaatcatGGGACAAATGTGACCCTCTGCTCTCTCTAGTCCGTTTTTACACCAAAGATAATTTAATCGATTTCATTCGGATCTTTCTCGAACGTGGAATTGACATCAATTGCAAGGACCTCGAAGGATGGAACGCGCTCATGTCCTTATGTCAATGTTACAAACACAATTACACCTACAAGTTAATCGACATTGTTCGATTATTCCTCGAAAATGGAATCGACGTCAAttgcaaaacgaaaattgGCAACAACGCGCTCTACTTGTTGTGTCGCAACTATCACAAAAACGATTTGCTCGACATTGTTCAATTATTTCTAGAGAGTGGCATCGATGTCAACAGTAAAAATAACGACGGCTGGAACGCCCTCCATTTCGTTATTGAATATTACCACGAAGAAGACATGATTTAATTTGTCCGCCTGTTGATTGAAAAAGGCATCGATGTCAATTGCAAAAACAACGACGGATGGAACGCATTACTTGCGTTATGTCGAAATTACGGCAAAGATAATTTCATTGACATATTAAATCTGTTGCTGGGACGCGGGATCGACATCAATTGCAAGGACAGATTCGGAGAAAACGCTCTTCATTACGTATGCACGTTTTGTTGTCAAGACTACGCGACGGAGATTATGGAACTGCTCATCGCAAGTGGAATCGACGTCAGCAGCAAAACGGAAGAAGGATGGAACGCTCTGCTCTTATTATGCCGCAATTATCAAAAGGACGATTTAATTATCGAAATTGTCGAATTATTTATCCAACTTGGAATCGACGTCAATTGCAAAACTctcgatggatggaatgcccTCGTCGTTCTCTGCCGCTATTACAAAAGAGATAATCTAATTGGAGTTGCAAGGCTTTTAATTAAACACGGAGTGAATGTCAACTACACGACATTTGACGGTTGCAACGCTCTCCTTCACGTTTGTCGTTATTATTTGAAAGATAATCTTTACGATATCGTTAAATTGCTATTGGAAAATGGGATCGATGTCAATTGTAAAAGCCATGCGGGATTGAACGCACTCCATTACCTCTGTCAATACGGCCCCAGGAAAAATGTGATAGAAACCATTCGATTATtaattgaaaatggaattgaCGTTCACTGGAAGGCCAAAGACGGTTGCAATGCGCTCATCGCCTTGTGTCGTGAAtgcgagaaagaaaatttggctGATATCGTTCGATTGCTATTGGAAAAAGGAATCGACGTGAATTGCAAAGATAATGAAGGATGGAATGCTTTACATTTCGTCTGCCGAAAATGTCCAAGAGAAAGTTTATACGCTGTTGTTCGATTGTTGATAATTTACAACATCGACAAGAGCGTGATGACGATCGGATTAGCAAGTGCACGTTCCTTCCTTCTCAATCGCTACACCGAGTACGACGTTAAAGATGTTATTCAAATGCTGTAA